In the Clavelina lepadiformis chromosome 8, kaClaLepa1.1, whole genome shotgun sequence genome, one interval contains:
- the LOC143469046 gene encoding uncharacterized protein LOC143469046 isoform X3, with amino-acid sequence MEQISQALEKLQKIGMAVFEDRYLAEDESSRARRGGTKWNAAAAKKRALVMKSMIVLNNLPDDIESFQANYDEEDEGEQKLMSKISENWQEVAVEVRDILISAHELKMIKRPMKLMVRRALFLFKFLMGLLGLRSNQLKSNETEMVNLKTETSELSSKVGYLHNESKNWREKFSDAQEKITTLINESKNQDIKLESLQRSLNSKDEIITELHKEVAVLNEKLESGNISIEELETLEREKLEACRAMQRASVCEDALYEMKTKMKEIEDSKEEINIALGIKDEELEYKDKQLAFVLSELKAKEELVQKMKNLPNDDDADLRGSVGGRRYRTKSRKSRKETVSVTKRSTICASSPNLKLDVTDPEFAHKDEMMRRPISISSTRLFSRHSNSKTRLLLPIFQEFPGVKDTTADPIPDLPPGGHGAENVLSEDPPATPSVSMTPPEASPSNARRMGHGPSSKILSKEFTQMVNELKESERARAELETEVDELERELEIQDARFEKVSQDAKRQHRIQMLMEEEKLKSGTSKLYTEYLNVENIINKYKWDLAVLFEKSLMDDASKLAKSAYYYNAPTNPSDFVASAQTTNERLQEAFDSLLRAVSLGMQSMQKSQAEIRRAAEEKVGKETSNHIKVLTEKLKIISDMQEKINSYQERFEKLQSDHEECLKQNARLKEQKKELVESKNKLLVQLREYEDEIMKHYNAGMRRKTYVPQDDNPMTKEALEVVLNYAKDQNNKLQHRLAETEELLEKEKTSRGRMEKAFFMQQGNVHLPRGNIALEGSSPLSSSRKRQDQPAASQKEDGLFPSQAKTRTGKYAQTLSKLDEMSKYAKNVGMEDNLLDMSKETYKKWQHCIAVRFAHLVKKYYMFRSLKQVQKHLSDQMFKLKNQPIAVEGEDTNIANKEDKAEMKETLSKRKTRIRNKLRKMQASYWQIEHKAKKLHENHEVEKHIRENMKSHRRQITQVAHKVAGVVIALKKTDAYRQDARSESRIRIQAEVFLPTESVTSSEKLFQKPKEHNDAISETEFVPVLKNRSLSNLPADTSSKIFSDMEPVTVRSKSVLLNAKLSSSSKLSSASKGLATKRSSAKTIFNRAIPPANTPDMLEEPKAYGNVSNEQEGALDYPSVSDIKDIPLDDASLESEESDDVNDTPSRIEVTISNKKQLLVQSSANFKAFSRTNMTQSHTILPSSKRGRSIIEQYRRHSVAQKPDDDDNGTEMKWNRRTSISSFRRGSKVAFEEQSTPGHDMSHTTEVEVRQDLRQVRKALQETMRRNSTVVGSIADVPVNFSQNATTKTSRRDLQKRRQSLAYLGIDEASKTLPGFTTDELMEMFRAQQAASPHALPEYVRPFSAVQDASNKPHAAAASLSNRSPPQRRKTITIPSVKRSSETELKRTRSEMTFYRNKTSEKPRQGLTKPRSYHEVFRSSSTSKSRGKMLQRIRTCFEK; translated from the exons ATGGAACAAATTTCACAAGCGCTAGAAAAGCTGCAAAAAATTGGCATGGCTGTTTTCGAAGATAGATATTTGGCTGAAGATGAATCAAGCAG AGCACGACGGGGGGGCACGAAATGGAATGCGGCAGCCGCCAAAAAGCGTGCTCTGGTCATGAAGTCAATGATCGTATTGAACAATCTGCCCGATG ATATTGAATCGTTTCAAGCCAATTATGACGAAGAAGACGAAGGTGAACAGAAGTTGATGTCAAAAATCTCTGAGAACTGGCag GAGGTGGCTGTAGAAGTCCGTGATATTTTGATATCGGCTCATGAACTGAAAATGATAAAGCGGCCAATGAAACTGATGGTACGCCGTGCGCTCTTCCTCTTCAAATTTCTGATGGGGCTGCTAGGATTGCGCTCAAATCAA TTAAAATCAAATGAAACCGAGATGGTCAACTTAAAAACAGAGACCAGTGAACTAAGCAGCAAGGTTGGCTATTTGCACAATGAATCCAAGAACTGGAGAGAAAAATTCAGCGACGCCCAAGAGAAAATAACAACGCTGATAAATGAGAGTAAAAACCAAGATATAAAACTAGAATCTCTTCAGAGGTCCCTGAACAGCAAAGATGAAATC ATTACCgaacttcacaaggaagttgcAGTACTAAATGAGAAACTGGAATCGGGAAATATATCCATAGAAGAATTAGAAACTTTGGAACGTGAGAAATTGGAAGCTTGCCGCGCGATGCAACGCGCAAGTGTGTGCGAAGATGCTCTTTATGAAATGAAGACAAAAATGAAGGAAATTGAAGATAGCAAAGAAGAAATTAACATAGCTTTGGG GATCAAGGATGAGGAACTTGAGTACAAGGACAAGCAACTGGCTTTCGTGCTATCTGAGCTCAAGGCCAAAGAAGAGCTAGTTCAGAAGATGAAGAATTTGCCAAATGATGACGACGCCGATCTTCGTGGATCAGTAGGAGGCAGGAGATATAGAACCAAGTCCCGGAAGAGCAGGAAAGAAACTGTATCAGTCACAAAGCGCTCGACCATTTGCGCAAGCTCACCAAATTTGAAGTTAGATGTGACAGATCCGGAATTTGCACATAAAG atGAAATGATGAGACGACCCATAAGCATTTCAAGTACAAGACTTTTTTCCAGACATTCAAACTCGAA GACGAGACTTCTCTTGCCTATCTTTCAAGAATTTCCAGGAGTGAAGGATACCACGGCTGACCCTATTCCTGATCTTCCCCCGGGTGGGCACGGggcagaaaatgttttgtcgGAAGATCCACCTGCTACTCCATCTGTTTCCATGACCCCTCCGGAAGCATCCCCATCCAATGCTCGTAGGATGGGACATGGACCAAGCAGCAAAATTTTGTCCAAAGAG TTCACTCAAATGGTGAATGAACTGAAGGAGAGTGAACGTGCGCGAGCTGAACTTGAAACCGAAGTCGATGAACTTGAAAGAGAACTCGAGATACAAGACGCAAG ATTTGAGAAAGTTTCCCAAGATGCCAAACGACAGCATCGCATCCAGATGCTTatggaagaagaaaaattaaagtcCGGAACATCGAAACTGTACACTGAGTatttaaacgttgaaaatatCATCAATAA GTATAAATGGGATCTGGCAGTGTTGTTTGAAAAGTCCTTGATGGACGACGCCTCAAAGCTTGCTAAAAGTGCCTACTACTACAACGCTCCCACCAATCCTAGCGATTTTGTGGCAAGTGCGCAAACTACAAATGAAAG GCTCCAGGAAGCATTTGACAGTTTATTGCGAGCTGTTTCGTTAGGCATGCAATCCATGCAAAAGTCCCAAGCAGAAATCCGCAGGGCGGCTGAGGAAAAGGTCGGAAAAGAGACGTCGAATCATATAAAAGTGCTCACTGAAAAATTGAAGATAATAAGTGACATGCAAGAAAAGATAAACTCTTACCAGGAGCGCTTCGAAAAG CTTCAAAGTGACCATGAGGAGTGTCTAAAGCAAAACGCCAGGCTAAAGGAACAAAAGAAAGAATTGgttgaaagcaaaaacaagCTTCTTGTTCAACTCAGA GAATATGAGGATGAAATTATGAAGCATTATAACGCTGGCATGCGGAGGAAGACCTATGTGCCACAGGATGATAATCCCATGACGAAGGAAGCGTTGGAAGTTGTCTTGAACTACGCCAAAGATCAAAACAACAAGTTACAG CATAGACTGGCGGAAACCGAAGAGCTCTTGGAAAAAGAGAAGACGTCACGTGGTCGAATGGAAAAGGCTTTTTTCATGCAGCAAGGTAACGTTCATCTTCCAAGAGGAAATATAGCTTTGGAAGGATCATCGCCGCTTTCATCTTCGAGAAAACGTCAGGATCAGCCGGCTGCTAGTCAAAAAGAAGATGGCCTTTTCCCg TCACAAGCGAAAACTAGGACAGGAAAATATGCTCAAACTTTGTCCAAACTTGATGAAATGTCAAAATACGCAAAAAATGTTGGAATGGAAGACAATCTTCTCGATATGTCCAAAGAAACCTACAAAAAATGGCAACATTGCATTGCAGTACGTTTTGCTCATCTGGTGAAAAAGTATTACATGTTCAGAAG TTTGAAGCAAGTGCAGAAGCATTTAAGTGACCAAATGTTTAAGCTAAAAAATCAGCCAATCGCCGTAGAAGGAGAAGACACCAATATAGCCAATAAGGAAGACAAAGCTGAGATGAAAG AAACCTTGTCAAAGCGCAAAACGCGCATTCGAAATAAACTGCGTAAAATGCAGGCGAGTTACTGGCAGATCGAGCACAAGGCGAAAAAGCTTCACGAAAATCACGAAGTTGAGAAACATATTCGTGAAAATATGAAGTCTCATCGTCGCCAGATCACTCAGGTCGCCCACAAAGTTGCCGGGGTGGTGATCGCTTTGAAGAAGACAG ATGCCTATCGACAAGATGCAAGATCAGAGTCAAGGATCAGGATACAGGCAG AGGTTTTTCTGCCAACCGAGAGTGTCACGTCATCAGAGAAGCTTTTCCAAAAACCGAAAGAACACAACGACGCAATTTCCGAGACCGAATTCGTTCCGGTTCTCAAAAATAGAAGCCTTTCAAATCTGCCAGCAGACACTAGTTCTAAAATATTTAGCG ATATGGAACCAGTCACTGTTCGTTCAAAGTCAGTGTTACTCAACGCCAAACTGTCCTCTTCTAGCAAGCTCTCCTCGGCTTCAAAGGGCCTTG CTACAAAAAGGTCGTCTGCGAAGACCATTTTTAATCGCGCGATTCCCCCTGCAAATACCCCAGATATGCTGGAGGAACCGAAAGCCTATGGAAATGTCAGCAACGAGCAGGAAGGTGCATTGG ACTACCCCTCAGTTTCCGACATCAAGGACATCCCGCTAGATGACGCTTCTTTGGAAAGCGAAGAGTCTGATGACGTCAACGACACGCCATCGAGAATAGAAGTGACAATCTCGAACAAAAAGCAATTGCTGGTGCAGTCGTCAGCcaattttaaagctttttcgCGAACCAACATGACCCAGAGTCACACCATACTTCCCAGCTCTAAACGCGGGCGATCAATCATTGAACAGTATCGACGTCACAGCGTCGCTCAAAAGCCTGATGACGACGATAATGGCACCGAGATGAAATGGAACAG ACGAACCTCGATTAGTAGTTTCCGACGGGGCTCCAAGGTGGCGTTTGAAGAACAAAGCACCCCTGGTCACGACATGTCCCACACGACGGAGGTGGAGGTGCGGCAAGATCTCCGACAGGTCAGGAAAGCGCTGCAAGAGACAATGAGGAGAAATTCAACCGTCGTAG GGTCAATAGCAGATGTTCCAGTCAATTTCTCACAAAATGCAACCACTAAAACTTCTCGCAGAGACCTTCAGAAACGTCGTCAGTCCTTGGCCTACCTTGGTATAGACGAAGCAAGCAAAACGTTGCCTGGTTTCACCACTGATGAACTGATGGAAATGTTTCGGGCCCAGCAAGCTGCATCGCCGCACGCTTTGCCGGAATACGTCAG GCCGTTTTCCGCAGTTCAAGACGCATCCAATAAACCCCACGCGGCAGCCGCCAGCTTGTCTAACCGCTCTCCGCCTCAACGACGCAAAACAATTACCATCCCGAGCGTTAAGCGATCCAGCGAGACAGAGTTGAAAAGAACAAGATCGGAAATGACTTTTTACCGGAATAAAACGTCTGAGAAGCCGCGGCAAGGTTTGACTAAACCCCGATCGTATCACGAAGTTTTCCGGAGCTCATCAACATCGAAGAGCAGGGGCAAGATGTTACAACGCATCCGCACGtgctttgaaaaataa
- the LOC143469046 gene encoding uncharacterized protein LOC143469046 isoform X5 — translation MIKRPMKLMVRRALFLFKFLMGLLGLRSNQLKSNETEMVNLKTETSELSSKVGYLHNESKNWREKFSDAQEKITTLINESKNQDIKLESLQRSLNSKDEIITELHKEVAVLNEKLESGNISIEELETLEREKLEACRAMQRASVCEDALYEMKTKMKEIEDSKEEINIALGIKDEELEYKDKQLAFVLSELKAKEELVQKMKNLPNDDDADLRGSVGGRRYRTKSRKSRKETVSVTKRSTICASSPNLKLDVTDPEFAHKDEMMRRPISISSTRLFSRHSNSKTRLLLPIFQEFPGVKDTTADPIPDLPPGGHGAENVLSEDPPATPSVSMTPPEASPSNARRMGHGPSSKILSKEFTQMVNELKESERARAELETEVDELERELEIQDARFEKVSQDAKRQHRIQMLMEEEKLKSGTSKLYTEYLNVENIINKYKWDLAVLFEKSLMDDASKLAKSAYYYNAPTNPSDFVASAQTTNERLQEAFDSLLRAVSLGMQSMQKSQAEIRRAAEEKVGKETSNHIKVLTEKLKIISDMQEKINSYQERFEKLQSDHEECLKQNARLKEQKKELVESKNKLLVQLREYEDEIMKHYNAGMRRKTYVPQDDNPMTKEALEVVLNYAKDQNNKLQHRLAETEELLEKEKTSRGRMEKAFFMQQGNVHLPRGNIALEGSSPLSSSRKRQDQPAASQKEDGLFPSQAKTRTGKYAQTLSKLDEMSKYAKNVGMEDNLLDMSKETYKKWQHCIAVRFAHLVKKYYMFRSLKQVQKHLSDQMFKLKNQPIAVEGEDTNIANKEDKAEMKETLSKRKTRIRNKLRKMQASYWQIEHKAKKLHENHEVEKHIRENMKSHRRQITQVAHKVAGVVIALKKTDAYRQDARSESRIRIQAEVFLPTESVTSSEKLFQKPKEHNDAISETEFVPVLKNRSLSNLPADTSSKIFSDMEPVTVRSKSVLLNAKLSSSSKLSSASKGLATKRSSAKTIFNRAIPPANTPDMLEEPKAYGNVSNEQEGALDYPSVSDIKDIPLDDASLESEESDDVNDTPSRIEVTISNKKQLLVQSSANFKAFSRTNMTQSHTILPSSKRGRSIIEQYRRHSVAQKPDDDDNGTEMKWNRRTSISSFRRGSKVAFEEQSTPGHDMSHTTEVEVRQDLRQVRKALQETMRRNSTVVGSIADVPVNFSQNATTKTSRRDLQKRRQSLAYLGIDEASKTLPGFTTDELMEMFRAQQAASPHALPEYVRPFSAVQDASNKPHAAAASLSNRSPPQRRKTITIPSVKRSSETELKRTRSEMTFYRNKTSEKPRQGLTKPRSYHEVFRSSSTSKSRGKMLQRIRTCFEK, via the exons ATGATAAAGCGGCCAATGAAACTGATGGTACGCCGTGCGCTCTTCCTCTTCAAATTTCTGATGGGGCTGCTAGGATTGCGCTCAAATCAA TTAAAATCAAATGAAACCGAGATGGTCAACTTAAAAACAGAGACCAGTGAACTAAGCAGCAAGGTTGGCTATTTGCACAATGAATCCAAGAACTGGAGAGAAAAATTCAGCGACGCCCAAGAGAAAATAACAACGCTGATAAATGAGAGTAAAAACCAAGATATAAAACTAGAATCTCTTCAGAGGTCCCTGAACAGCAAAGATGAAATC ATTACCgaacttcacaaggaagttgcAGTACTAAATGAGAAACTGGAATCGGGAAATATATCCATAGAAGAATTAGAAACTTTGGAACGTGAGAAATTGGAAGCTTGCCGCGCGATGCAACGCGCAAGTGTGTGCGAAGATGCTCTTTATGAAATGAAGACAAAAATGAAGGAAATTGAAGATAGCAAAGAAGAAATTAACATAGCTTTGGG GATCAAGGATGAGGAACTTGAGTACAAGGACAAGCAACTGGCTTTCGTGCTATCTGAGCTCAAGGCCAAAGAAGAGCTAGTTCAGAAGATGAAGAATTTGCCAAATGATGACGACGCCGATCTTCGTGGATCAGTAGGAGGCAGGAGATATAGAACCAAGTCCCGGAAGAGCAGGAAAGAAACTGTATCAGTCACAAAGCGCTCGACCATTTGCGCAAGCTCACCAAATTTGAAGTTAGATGTGACAGATCCGGAATTTGCACATAAAG atGAAATGATGAGACGACCCATAAGCATTTCAAGTACAAGACTTTTTTCCAGACATTCAAACTCGAA GACGAGACTTCTCTTGCCTATCTTTCAAGAATTTCCAGGAGTGAAGGATACCACGGCTGACCCTATTCCTGATCTTCCCCCGGGTGGGCACGGggcagaaaatgttttgtcgGAAGATCCACCTGCTACTCCATCTGTTTCCATGACCCCTCCGGAAGCATCCCCATCCAATGCTCGTAGGATGGGACATGGACCAAGCAGCAAAATTTTGTCCAAAGAG TTCACTCAAATGGTGAATGAACTGAAGGAGAGTGAACGTGCGCGAGCTGAACTTGAAACCGAAGTCGATGAACTTGAAAGAGAACTCGAGATACAAGACGCAAG ATTTGAGAAAGTTTCCCAAGATGCCAAACGACAGCATCGCATCCAGATGCTTatggaagaagaaaaattaaagtcCGGAACATCGAAACTGTACACTGAGTatttaaacgttgaaaatatCATCAATAA GTATAAATGGGATCTGGCAGTGTTGTTTGAAAAGTCCTTGATGGACGACGCCTCAAAGCTTGCTAAAAGTGCCTACTACTACAACGCTCCCACCAATCCTAGCGATTTTGTGGCAAGTGCGCAAACTACAAATGAAAG GCTCCAGGAAGCATTTGACAGTTTATTGCGAGCTGTTTCGTTAGGCATGCAATCCATGCAAAAGTCCCAAGCAGAAATCCGCAGGGCGGCTGAGGAAAAGGTCGGAAAAGAGACGTCGAATCATATAAAAGTGCTCACTGAAAAATTGAAGATAATAAGTGACATGCAAGAAAAGATAAACTCTTACCAGGAGCGCTTCGAAAAG CTTCAAAGTGACCATGAGGAGTGTCTAAAGCAAAACGCCAGGCTAAAGGAACAAAAGAAAGAATTGgttgaaagcaaaaacaagCTTCTTGTTCAACTCAGA GAATATGAGGATGAAATTATGAAGCATTATAACGCTGGCATGCGGAGGAAGACCTATGTGCCACAGGATGATAATCCCATGACGAAGGAAGCGTTGGAAGTTGTCTTGAACTACGCCAAAGATCAAAACAACAAGTTACAG CATAGACTGGCGGAAACCGAAGAGCTCTTGGAAAAAGAGAAGACGTCACGTGGTCGAATGGAAAAGGCTTTTTTCATGCAGCAAGGTAACGTTCATCTTCCAAGAGGAAATATAGCTTTGGAAGGATCATCGCCGCTTTCATCTTCGAGAAAACGTCAGGATCAGCCGGCTGCTAGTCAAAAAGAAGATGGCCTTTTCCCg TCACAAGCGAAAACTAGGACAGGAAAATATGCTCAAACTTTGTCCAAACTTGATGAAATGTCAAAATACGCAAAAAATGTTGGAATGGAAGACAATCTTCTCGATATGTCCAAAGAAACCTACAAAAAATGGCAACATTGCATTGCAGTACGTTTTGCTCATCTGGTGAAAAAGTATTACATGTTCAGAAG TTTGAAGCAAGTGCAGAAGCATTTAAGTGACCAAATGTTTAAGCTAAAAAATCAGCCAATCGCCGTAGAAGGAGAAGACACCAATATAGCCAATAAGGAAGACAAAGCTGAGATGAAAG AAACCTTGTCAAAGCGCAAAACGCGCATTCGAAATAAACTGCGTAAAATGCAGGCGAGTTACTGGCAGATCGAGCACAAGGCGAAAAAGCTTCACGAAAATCACGAAGTTGAGAAACATATTCGTGAAAATATGAAGTCTCATCGTCGCCAGATCACTCAGGTCGCCCACAAAGTTGCCGGGGTGGTGATCGCTTTGAAGAAGACAG ATGCCTATCGACAAGATGCAAGATCAGAGTCAAGGATCAGGATACAGGCAG AGGTTTTTCTGCCAACCGAGAGTGTCACGTCATCAGAGAAGCTTTTCCAAAAACCGAAAGAACACAACGACGCAATTTCCGAGACCGAATTCGTTCCGGTTCTCAAAAATAGAAGCCTTTCAAATCTGCCAGCAGACACTAGTTCTAAAATATTTAGCG ATATGGAACCAGTCACTGTTCGTTCAAAGTCAGTGTTACTCAACGCCAAACTGTCCTCTTCTAGCAAGCTCTCCTCGGCTTCAAAGGGCCTTG CTACAAAAAGGTCGTCTGCGAAGACCATTTTTAATCGCGCGATTCCCCCTGCAAATACCCCAGATATGCTGGAGGAACCGAAAGCCTATGGAAATGTCAGCAACGAGCAGGAAGGTGCATTGG ACTACCCCTCAGTTTCCGACATCAAGGACATCCCGCTAGATGACGCTTCTTTGGAAAGCGAAGAGTCTGATGACGTCAACGACACGCCATCGAGAATAGAAGTGACAATCTCGAACAAAAAGCAATTGCTGGTGCAGTCGTCAGCcaattttaaagctttttcgCGAACCAACATGACCCAGAGTCACACCATACTTCCCAGCTCTAAACGCGGGCGATCAATCATTGAACAGTATCGACGTCACAGCGTCGCTCAAAAGCCTGATGACGACGATAATGGCACCGAGATGAAATGGAACAG ACGAACCTCGATTAGTAGTTTCCGACGGGGCTCCAAGGTGGCGTTTGAAGAACAAAGCACCCCTGGTCACGACATGTCCCACACGACGGAGGTGGAGGTGCGGCAAGATCTCCGACAGGTCAGGAAAGCGCTGCAAGAGACAATGAGGAGAAATTCAACCGTCGTAG GGTCAATAGCAGATGTTCCAGTCAATTTCTCACAAAATGCAACCACTAAAACTTCTCGCAGAGACCTTCAGAAACGTCGTCAGTCCTTGGCCTACCTTGGTATAGACGAAGCAAGCAAAACGTTGCCTGGTTTCACCACTGATGAACTGATGGAAATGTTTCGGGCCCAGCAAGCTGCATCGCCGCACGCTTTGCCGGAATACGTCAG GCCGTTTTCCGCAGTTCAAGACGCATCCAATAAACCCCACGCGGCAGCCGCCAGCTTGTCTAACCGCTCTCCGCCTCAACGACGCAAAACAATTACCATCCCGAGCGTTAAGCGATCCAGCGAGACAGAGTTGAAAAGAACAAGATCGGAAATGACTTTTTACCGGAATAAAACGTCTGAGAAGCCGCGGCAAGGTTTGACTAAACCCCGATCGTATCACGAAGTTTTCCGGAGCTCATCAACATCGAAGAGCAGGGGCAAGATGTTACAACGCATCCGCACGtgctttgaaaaataa